TATTTTGTTGCATATAACATGAATTGCTTAGTGATTCTCGGATTCTGCACACTTCACTActcctgtttttctttttttcgagAAACTTCACTGCTCCTGTTTAACAAGGCAATTCGATGTGGTTGATGCTTCCAAGCAAAGGCAATAGGCAGACCAGAACCAACACAAATCACCAGCAAGAAACCACCAAGTCCTGTGATATACTGGGCTTTCTTTTCAGCCCAACGCTTACTCGCTTACAGCCCAAGGAGTCCTCTCTTAGAAATGGGCTTACCAGCCCAGCCCATATAGCACATGACCTGTGAGGCTGTGACTGTGAAACCGAAAACCGGAACGCCGCCCACGTCCTATCCACTACCGATCGACTCACACCGCGCTCGATCGAAGCTCTCCCCACCGCTAAACCTCGCGCTCAGCCCTATCCATGGCCGCGGCAACCATCTCCCTCTGCGGCTCACGCTGCCTCGGCCCGAGCCTGAGGCCTGAAGCGCGCCTCGGCTCCCCATCCCCTGCCCAACTTCTCGTAGAGCGGGGAAGTGGCCGCGGGAGGCCGTCGCAGCGAAGGCCTGTGGCCGTAGCCGCGACGGAAGGGTCCGCCAAGTCGTCGGGCGAGGCGGACGAGCAGGTCCCCTCCTGGGCCCGGCCGGGCTCCGacgagccgccgccgtgggcgcgcgacgaaggcggcggcggggcggggggccgcgaccccgccgccgtccaggTCCCGTTCTACGCGTACCTTCTCGCGTCCGCCATCACGGCCA
The Brachypodium distachyon strain Bd21 chromosome 2, Brachypodium_distachyon_v3.0, whole genome shotgun sequence genome window above contains:
- the LOC100828480 gene encoding uncharacterized protein LOC100828480; translation: MAAATISLCGSRCLGPSLRPEARLGSPSPAQLLVERGSGRGRPSQRRPVAVAATEGSAKSSGEADEQVPSWARPGSDEPPPWARDEGGGGAGGRDPAAVQVPFYAYLLASAITAIAAIGSIFEYTNGRPVFGIVGVDSPLYAPILGFFAVTGVPTSAFLWYKAVQTANKDAEEQDRKDGFL